The Carassius carassius chromosome 16, fCarCar2.1, whole genome shotgun sequence genome window below encodes:
- the zbtb7a gene encoding zinc finger and BTB domain-containing protein 7A isoform X2: protein MSSGAGGRGRREARACGGAGEVEEGPVGIPFPEHSADLLGSLNQQRLSGLLCDVLLVAQEREFPAHRSVLASCSTYFHKLFTSGLAADRQKVYALDFVRPEALAALLDFAYTATLTVSRNSVVDILNAARVLEISPVQDVCSHLLDTKVLSPPAGSEQEQDKEEERGKNGKEQGIRLRAREYLEFFQRGAHWGSSCSTPELRDLPAHLHFSQRNGADSNGTPIGPADYYSSLAQALSQPPRDPEDENVDEEYHDGPPVLARGKSAEAMMSLYAPTQNGHYYLHQAEPKSEREVEGTGEQEHEQGPASALLQQMMDSLERKREQATTGGGVEEDGPEGEEPDVEFYLKYFNSVQHEEATSAPMSPSLLPLWSLRGNGGGNQATGPGGNSERKMRSKAFQKCPICSKVIQGAGKLPRHIRTHTGEKPYECAICKVRFTRQDKLKVHMRKHTGEKPYPCTQCGAAFAHNYDLKNHMRVHTGLRPYQCSSCFKTFVRSDHLHRHLKKDGCNGIPSRRGRKPRIRDSELLEGPMELHGPEADIERGQRHPDRGTGTSVMEENYGSHTHSPAADGEGSEDLTLGQRNSTTT from the exons ATGTCGTCGGGAGCAGGTGGGCGGGGAAGACGTGAGGCAAGGGCCTGTGGGGGTGCAGGCGAGGTAGAGGAAGGACCAGTGGGCATCCCCTTCCCCGAGCACAGTGCTGACCTGCTGGGCAGTCTCAATCAGCAACGGTTGAGTGGGCTGCTGTGTGATGTGCTACTAGTGGCTCAAGAGAGAGAATTCCCTGCCCACCGCTCAGTGTTGGCTTCCTGCAGCACCTACTTCCACAAGCTTTTCACCTCGGGCCTGGCTGCTGACCGCCAGAAAGTCTATGCACTGGACTTTGTGCGGCCTGAGGCGCTGGCCGCCCTCTTGGACTTTGCCTACACAGCCACACTTACAGTCAGCCGCAACAGTGTGGTTGACATCTTAAACGCCGCCCGTGTGCTGGAGATCTCACCCGTCCAAGACGTCTGCTCACACCTGCTGGACACCAAAGTGCTCTCCCCGCCG GCGGGCAGTGAGCAAGAACAAGACAAGGAAGAGGAGCGAGGTAAGAATGGAAAAGAGCAGGGCATCCGGCTGCGTGCCCGTGAGTACTTGGAGTTCTTCCAGAGGGGGGCGCATTGGGGTAGCAGCTGCAGCACGCCAGAGCTCAGGGACCTGCCCGCACACCTGCACTTTAGCCAACGCAATGGCGCTGACAGCAATGGCACGCCCATCGGCCCTGCTGACTACTACTCCTCACTGGCCCAAGCCCTATCACAGCCTCCTCGTGACCCCGAAGACGAGAATGTGGATGAGGAGTACCATGATGGACCTCCAGTTCTAGCTCGAGGGAAAAGTGCAGAGGCTATGATGTCCCTTTATGCTCCTACTCAGAATGGACACTACTACCTCCATCAGGCAGAGCCCAAATCAGAGAGAGAGGTGGAGGGGACAGGTGAGCAGGAGCACGAACAAGGCCCAGCCAGTGCTTTGCTACAACAGATGATGGACTCTTTGGAGCGGAAAAGGGAACAGGCCACGACAGGTGGTGGGGTTGAGGAGGATGGGCCGGAGGGGGAAGAGCCAGACGTGGAGTTTTACTTGAAGTACTTTAATAGTGTGCAACATGAGGAAGCCACCAGTGCCCCCATGTCTCCAAGTTTGCTACCACTGTGGTCATTACGAGGCAATGGAGGTGGAAACCAAGCAACTGGACCAGGTGGTAACAGTGAGAGGAAGATGCGCTCTAAGGCCTTCCAGAAGTGCCCTATCTGCTCCAAGGTCATCCAAGGTGCAGGAAAGCTTCCACGCCACATCCGTACACACACAGGAGAAAAGCCCTATGAGTGCGCCATCTGCAAAGTGCGATTCACCAG GCAGGACAAGCTAAAGGTTCACATGCGCAAGCATACGGGAGAGAAGCCTTACCCGTGTACTCAGTGTGGTGCCGCCTTTGCCCACAACTACGACCTGAAGAATCACATGCGTGTACACACAGGCTTGCGCCCCTACCAGTGCTCCAGCTGTTTTAAAACCTTTGTGCGCTCAGACCACCTCCACCGTCATCTCAAGAAAGATGGCTGCAACGGCATCCCATCCCGTCGAGGCCGCAAGCCACGCATACGAGATTCTGAGCTCCTGGAAGGTCCTATGGAACTTCATGGCCCAGAAGCAGACATCGAGAGAGGTCAGCGGCATCCAGACAGGGGCACCGGAACATCAGTCATGGAGGAAAATTATGGTAGTCACACGCACAGTCCAGCTGCCGACGGGGAAGGTAGTGAAGATTTGACCTTGGGACAGAGGAACTCCACGACAACAtga
- the zbtb7a gene encoding zinc finger and BTB domain-containing protein 7A isoform X1, with protein sequence MILTGRRTDGRTDGRVAAVIGGSAAGWWKMSSGAGGRGRREARACGGAGEVEEGPVGIPFPEHSADLLGSLNQQRLSGLLCDVLLVAQEREFPAHRSVLASCSTYFHKLFTSGLAADRQKVYALDFVRPEALAALLDFAYTATLTVSRNSVVDILNAARVLEISPVQDVCSHLLDTKVLSPPAGSEQEQDKEEERGKNGKEQGIRLRAREYLEFFQRGAHWGSSCSTPELRDLPAHLHFSQRNGADSNGTPIGPADYYSSLAQALSQPPRDPEDENVDEEYHDGPPVLARGKSAEAMMSLYAPTQNGHYYLHQAEPKSEREVEGTGEQEHEQGPASALLQQMMDSLERKREQATTGGGVEEDGPEGEEPDVEFYLKYFNSVQHEEATSAPMSPSLLPLWSLRGNGGGNQATGPGGNSERKMRSKAFQKCPICSKVIQGAGKLPRHIRTHTGEKPYECAICKVRFTRQDKLKVHMRKHTGEKPYPCTQCGAAFAHNYDLKNHMRVHTGLRPYQCSSCFKTFVRSDHLHRHLKKDGCNGIPSRRGRKPRIRDSELLEGPMELHGPEADIERGQRHPDRGTGTSVMEENYGSHTHSPAADGEGSEDLTLGQRNSTTT encoded by the exons TGGTGGAAAATGTCGTCGGGAGCAGGTGGGCGGGGAAGACGTGAGGCAAGGGCCTGTGGGGGTGCAGGCGAGGTAGAGGAAGGACCAGTGGGCATCCCCTTCCCCGAGCACAGTGCTGACCTGCTGGGCAGTCTCAATCAGCAACGGTTGAGTGGGCTGCTGTGTGATGTGCTACTAGTGGCTCAAGAGAGAGAATTCCCTGCCCACCGCTCAGTGTTGGCTTCCTGCAGCACCTACTTCCACAAGCTTTTCACCTCGGGCCTGGCTGCTGACCGCCAGAAAGTCTATGCACTGGACTTTGTGCGGCCTGAGGCGCTGGCCGCCCTCTTGGACTTTGCCTACACAGCCACACTTACAGTCAGCCGCAACAGTGTGGTTGACATCTTAAACGCCGCCCGTGTGCTGGAGATCTCACCCGTCCAAGACGTCTGCTCACACCTGCTGGACACCAAAGTGCTCTCCCCGCCG GCGGGCAGTGAGCAAGAACAAGACAAGGAAGAGGAGCGAGGTAAGAATGGAAAAGAGCAGGGCATCCGGCTGCGTGCCCGTGAGTACTTGGAGTTCTTCCAGAGGGGGGCGCATTGGGGTAGCAGCTGCAGCACGCCAGAGCTCAGGGACCTGCCCGCACACCTGCACTTTAGCCAACGCAATGGCGCTGACAGCAATGGCACGCCCATCGGCCCTGCTGACTACTACTCCTCACTGGCCCAAGCCCTATCACAGCCTCCTCGTGACCCCGAAGACGAGAATGTGGATGAGGAGTACCATGATGGACCTCCAGTTCTAGCTCGAGGGAAAAGTGCAGAGGCTATGATGTCCCTTTATGCTCCTACTCAGAATGGACACTACTACCTCCATCAGGCAGAGCCCAAATCAGAGAGAGAGGTGGAGGGGACAGGTGAGCAGGAGCACGAACAAGGCCCAGCCAGTGCTTTGCTACAACAGATGATGGACTCTTTGGAGCGGAAAAGGGAACAGGCCACGACAGGTGGTGGGGTTGAGGAGGATGGGCCGGAGGGGGAAGAGCCAGACGTGGAGTTTTACTTGAAGTACTTTAATAGTGTGCAACATGAGGAAGCCACCAGTGCCCCCATGTCTCCAAGTTTGCTACCACTGTGGTCATTACGAGGCAATGGAGGTGGAAACCAAGCAACTGGACCAGGTGGTAACAGTGAGAGGAAGATGCGCTCTAAGGCCTTCCAGAAGTGCCCTATCTGCTCCAAGGTCATCCAAGGTGCAGGAAAGCTTCCACGCCACATCCGTACACACACAGGAGAAAAGCCCTATGAGTGCGCCATCTGCAAAGTGCGATTCACCAG GCAGGACAAGCTAAAGGTTCACATGCGCAAGCATACGGGAGAGAAGCCTTACCCGTGTACTCAGTGTGGTGCCGCCTTTGCCCACAACTACGACCTGAAGAATCACATGCGTGTACACACAGGCTTGCGCCCCTACCAGTGCTCCAGCTGTTTTAAAACCTTTGTGCGCTCAGACCACCTCCACCGTCATCTCAAGAAAGATGGCTGCAACGGCATCCCATCCCGTCGAGGCCGCAAGCCACGCATACGAGATTCTGAGCTCCTGGAAGGTCCTATGGAACTTCATGGCCCAGAAGCAGACATCGAGAGAGGTCAGCGGCATCCAGACAGGGGCACCGGAACATCAGTCATGGAGGAAAATTATGGTAGTCACACGCACAGTCCAGCTGCCGACGGGGAAGGTAGTGAAGATTTGACCTTGGGACAGAGGAACTCCACGACAACAtga